The following nucleotide sequence is from Acidovorax radicis.
GCCCTTGGCGCCGTCGCCCACGTCGCGCACATCGGGCTCGGCACCGGCCCACCACACGCCGTACATCTTGTCGCGGGGGTAGCCGGTGGCCTGGGCTTCCTTCAGCGCGGTGGAGTTCATCACGCCCCAGCCCCACAGCAGCACGTAGTCAGGGCGGCTCTGGCGCACCTGCAGCCAGGTGGCTTTCTGTTCCACGCCGGGCGCGGTCACGGGCAGCATCTGCAGCTCAAAGCCGTGCATCTTGGCGCGCTCCTGCAGCACCGGGATGGGTTCCTTGCCGAATGGGCTGTCGTGGTACACGAGGGCGATCTTCTTGCCCTTGAGCTTGTCCAGGCCCCCTGCTTGTTTGCCGATGTGCTGGATCAGGATGTCGGCACCGGTCCAGTAGCTGCCCATGAACGGGAAGTTCCACTTGAAGGCCTGGCCGTCCTGCGCGACCGACAGGCCATAGCCCAGCGTCATCAGCGGGATCTTGTCCACGGGCGCCTTTTCGGTCAGCGCAAAGGTGATGCCGGTGGCTTGCGGGTCGAACAGCGCCACGCCGGGCTTGCCCTTCAGGCGCTCGTAGCATTCCACGCCGCGGTCGGTGGCGTAGCCGGTTTCACATTCTTCGAAGGTGAGCTTCACCCCGTTCACGCCGCCGTCGCGGGCGTTGATCATCTTGATGTAGTCCTGCTTGCCGTTGGCCCATGGCACGCCGTTGGGGGCGTAGGGGCCAGTGCGGTAGGACAGCAGCGGGAAGAACTGCTCCTTGGCTTGCGCGAAGGCGCTCGTCGCAATGGACGAGGCACCGGCAGCAACCACCGCAGCGGCGATCACGATTTTCGAAAGCTTCATGGATGTCTCCTTTGAATGAATGTGTTGAAGCACGGGGGGAAACCAGATGACTGACAGACAGTTAACGCGGCAATCGGGAAGTCCGTATCAGGAATTGCGAGTAAGGGGTTTCCTGCAGGCTGCGCCTTCAATGCGGGAACGGCCACAGGCGCAACTTCTGCTTGGCGGTGGACCACAGCTTGGCCAGGCCATGCGGCTCCACGATCAGGAACCACACGATCAGCGCGCCAAAGATCATCAGTTCGGCATGCGACACCCCCGCCGTGGACACCTCGATGCCAAACAACCCCATGAAGGCGGGCAAAAACTGGTTGAGCACGATGGGCAGCACCACGATGAAGGCGGCGCCAAAGAACCCGCCTGCGATGGAGCCCAGACCGCCGATGATCACCATGAACAAGAGGCGAAACGAGATTTCGACGGAGAACGCGGCAGGCTCCCACGCCCCCAGGTGCACAAAGGCCCACAGCGCGCCGGCCATGCCCACGATGAAGGAGCTGACGGCAAACGCGCTGAGCTTGGCGTACATGGGGCGGATGCCGATCACGGCCGCAGCCACGTCCATGTCGCGGATGGCCATCCACTCGCGGCCAATGGCGCCGCGCACCAGGTTTTTGGCCAGCAGGGCCACGACCACCAACAGGGCCAGGCAGAACAGGTACTTGCTGGTAGCGCTCTCGATGGGAAAACCGAACACCTGCAGGTTGTTGACGGACACCGACCCCGAGTCGGAGTTGTTGGTGAACCACTTGATGCGCAGGAACATCCAGTCGCTGAAGAACTGCGCGGCCAGCGTGGCCACCGCCAGATACAGCCCCTTGACGCGCAGGCTGGGCAGCCCGAACAGGATGCCGAAGAACGTGGCGCACAGCCCACCCAGGATCAGCGCGGGGATCAGCGGCATGCCCGGAAAGCGCACAAAAAAGTTGTAGGCCCCGTAGGCCCCCACCGCCATGAAGGCGCCCGAGCCCAGTGAGATCTGGCCGCAATAGCCCACGAGGATGTTCACCCCCAGGGCCGCCAGCGCCATGATGACGAAGGGAATCAGGATGGCGCGGAAGATGTAGTCGCTGGCCAGCATGGGCACCACCAGGAACGCGACGGCGAGCAGCAGCGCCACGGCGATGCGGTCCTGGGCGATGGGAAAGATCTGCTGGTCGGCGCGGTAGCTGGTCTTGAACTGGCCGTTTTCGCGGTAGAGCATGGTGTGTCTCCTGTGTTCTTGTTGTTATGGCTTACACGCGGTCAATGATCTTCTCTCCGAACAAACCTTGCGGTCTGAACAGGAGGAACACCAGCGCCAGCACATACGCAAACCAGATCTCGATGCCGCCGCCCACGAACGGGCCCAGGTACACCTCGGAGAGCTTCTCGCCCACGCCGATGATCAGCCCGCCGATGATGGCGCCGGGCACCGAGGTCAGGCCGCCCAGGATCACCACGGGCAGCGCACGCAGCGCCACGGTAGTGAGCGAAAACTGCACGCCCAGCTTGCTGCCCCAGATCATCCCGGCCACCAGGGCCACCACGCCCGCCACGCACCACACGATCACCCAGATGCGGTTGAGCGGGATACCGATGGATTGCGCCGCCTGGTGGTCGTCGGCCACGGCACGCAGCGCACGGCCGGTGGAGGTTTTTTGAAAGAACACGGAGAGCAGCGCCACCAGGGCGGCGGCAATGGCTGCGGCAATCACGTCTTCCTTGTTGACCAGGATGCCGCCCTGGAACATGCCGTCGAGCATGAAAATGGGCTCCTTGGGCATACCGATGTCGATCTTGTAGATGTCGCTGCCAAACAGCGTTTGGCCCAGGCCTTCCAGAAAGTAGGTGATGCCCAGCGTGGCCATGAGCAGCGTGGCGCCCTCCTGGTTCACCAGGTGGCGCAGCACCAGCTTTTCGATCAGCCAGGCCACCACGAACATGATGGCCCCCGCGATCACGAACGCGGCGAGGTTGGCCACGATGGGGCTTTGAATGCCGGTCCATTGGGGAATCCATTCGGCAAAGCGGGCCATGGCCAGCGCAGCGAACAGCACCATCGCGCCCTGCGCGAAGTTGAAAACGCCCGATGCCTTGTAGATCAGCACGAAGCCCAGCGCCACCAGCGAATACAGCATGCCGGCCATAAGGCCGCCGATCAGTGTTTCGAGAAAGAATGCCATGTGTTGTTCTCCTGATCAGTGCGAGGTGCCCAGATAGGCACTGATCACGTCTTCGTTGCTGCGTACTTCGTCGGGGCTGCCGTCGCCGATCTTCTTTCCGTAGTCGAGCACCACCACGCGGTCAGAGATGTCCATCACCACGCCCATGTCGTGCTCGATCAGCACGATGGTGGTGCCGAACTCGTCGTTCACGTCGAGAATGAAGCGGCACATGTCCTGCTTTTCTTCCACGTTCATACCGGCCATGGGCTCGTCGAGCAGCAGCACCTGCGGCTCCATGGCCAGGGCCCGGCCCAGGTCCACGCGCTTTTGCAGGCCATAGGGCAACTGGCCTACGGGTGTCTTGCGGAAGGCCTGGATTTCGAGGAAGTCGATGATGTGCTCGACTTTTTCGCGGTGCGCAATTTCTTCGCGTTCGGCGGGGCCGATGCGCAGCGCCTGCAGCAGGATGTTGCTTTTGATCTTGAGGTTGCGCCCGGTCATGATGTTGTCGATCACGCTCATGCCCTTGAACAGCGCCAGGTTCTGGAAGGTGCGGGCCACGCCCATCTCGGCCACCTGGCGCGAGTTCATGTGCGAGAACGTCTTGCCGCGGAAGGTGATGGAGCCGTCCTGCGGCGTGTACACGCCGTTGATGCAGTTGAGCATGGAGCTTTTGCCAGCGCCATTGGGGCCGATGATGGCGCGGATCTCGTGTTCTTTCACGTTGAACGAGATGTCGGTCAGCGCCTTCACACCGCCAAACCGCAGGCTGATGTTCTTGACGTCGAGAATGACGTCGCCGATCTTCTTAGTGGTCATGGGTTGCCTGAACTCAATCTATGGGATGCGGTGCGGTGTCTGGGTGAGGCCGGGCATTCACGCGGCCTTCTTGACCGGCGCAAAGGTTTTGGTGTCCGCCAGCTTCAGGGTGGCACTTACGCTGCCCGTGCGTCCGTCCTCGAACTTGACCTGCGTCTCGATGTATTGCTCGGTGCGGCCCGCATAGAGTGCGTCCACCAACACGGCATATTTTTCGGCGATGAAACCCCGGCGAACCTTGTTGGTGCGCGTGAGTTCACCGTCGTCGGCATCGAGCTCCTTGTGCAGCACCAGGAAACGGCTCACCTGGCTGCCCGCCAGCATGGCGTCGGTGGCGAGGTCTGCGTTGACCTTCTCGATGCACTCGCGGATCAGCTCATACACCTGCGGCTTTTGCGCCAGGTCGGTGTAGCCTGCATACGGCAGATTGCGGCGCTCGGCCCAGTTGCCCACCGCGTCGAAGTCGATGTTGACCATCACGCACACCTTCTCGCGGCCGTCGCCCAGAGCGACGACTTCCTTGATGTGCGGGAAGAACTTGAGCTTGTTCTCCACGTACTTGGGCGCAAACATGGCGCCATCGTTGGCGCCGCCCTTGATGCGGCCCACGTCTTTCACCCGGTCGATGATCTTGAGGTGGCCGTGACCATCAAGAAAGCCCGCATCGCTGGTGTGATACCAGCCGTCGGCCGTCAGCACCTCGGCCGTGGCGGCAGGGTTCTTGTAGTATTCCTTGAGCAGACCGGCGGATTTGACCAGGATCTCTCCGTTGTCGGCCACCTTGATCTCCACGCCGCGAATAGGCACACCCACCGTGTCGGCGCGGGCCTGGTTGTCGGGCTGCAGGCACACGAACACGGCGGTTTCGGTGGAGCCATACAACTGCTTCAAGTTGATGCCGATGGAGCGGTAGAAGGTGAACAGGTCGGGCCCGATGGCCTCGCCCGCTGTGTAGGCCACCCGCACACGGCTGAACCCCAGGTTGTTGCGCAGCGGCCCGTACACCAGCGCGTTGCCTATGGCGTATTGGAGGCGGTCCCACAGGCCCACGGGTTCGCCGTCCATCAGCGCCGGGCCCACACGCTTGGCCACCTCCATGCAGGCGTGGAACATCTTTCGCTTGATGGTCCCCGCGTCTTCCATGCGGATCATCACGCTGGTGAGCAGGCCTTCAAAAATGCGCGGGGGCGCAAAGTAATAGGTGGGACCGACTTCCTTGAGATCGATGGTCACGGTGCCGGCCGACTCGGGGCAGTTGACGACATAGCCGCAGGCCAGCCATTGTGCGTAGCTGAATATGTTCTGCCCGATCCACGCGGGGGGCAGATACGCCAGCACTTCTTCGGAGCTGGTGAGTTTGTCAAATTCGGCGCCCGCCGAGGCGCGGTCGATCAGGGTGCTATGGGTGTGCACCACGCCTTTGGGGTTGCCGGTGGTGCCCGAGGTAAAGAACATCGCTGCCACGTCGTCGGGGCTGGCCTTGGCCACCTCGGTACGAAACCACTCTGGGTGGGCTGCGGCATGGGCACGGCCGGCTTCGATCAGTGCGTCCAGCGAAGCGAGGCCTTCTTCTTCATACTTGCGCAGGCCACGAGGATCATCAAAGTAGATGCGTGCAATCTGGGGGCACTGCTCACGGATCTCCAGCAGTTTGTCGACCTGTTCCTGGTCTTCCACCACACAAAACCGGACGTCCGCATTGTTGAGCGGAAAGATACATTCCGCGCCCACGGCGTCCTGGTACAGCGGCACCGGAATGGCCCCCAGCGACTGGGCCGCCAGCATGGTGGCGTACAGGCGGGGGCGGTTGGCGCCGATCACCACCATGTGTTCATGGCGCTGCAGCCCGGCCAGGTGCAGGCCGGCGGCCATCTGCTCCACCAGGCGCGCCAGGTCGGCCCACCCGTGGCTTTGCCAGATACCGTATTCTTTTTCACGAAGTGCCGGGGCATGGGGGCGCTCGGCTGCATGCTTGAGCAGCAATTGCGGGAACGTGGTCTTCATTCCGGCTCCTAAAAAAAAGGGGGTCAGCCCGGTGACTGCAGGGGGCGCTGCTCTGTGGCAACGCGTTGGGACAATGCTAGAACCCACTTTGACGTCATCTTGTCTTGCCGACGACAATTTACGGGAAACTCCTTGGGAGGTTAAACCCTGCCTCTGACACAAAACGCGCCACCGTGTGGTTTGCACCGGCCCCGGCTGCCTGACTTGGCGGGGCGGTATCCTCACGCACATGTACGCCCCGTTTTTCGGTCTCCAGCACGCCCCGTTCTCCATCGCCCCCGACCCGCGCTACCTGTTCATGAGCGAGCGCCACCGCGAGGCACTGGCGCATCTGCTCTATGGGCTGGATGCGGGGGGCGGTTTTGTGTTGTTGACGGGCGAAGTGGGCGCGGGCAAAACCACCGTGTGCCGGTGTTTTCTGGAGCAGATCCCGTCGCACTGCGATGTGGCCTACATCTTCAACCCCAAGCTCACGGTGGGCGAGTTGCTGCGCTCCATCTGTGATGAATTTGGGGTGCCGCACCAGGCGTCCTCACCAGGAGGGGAAACGGTCAAGGATTACATCGACCCGCTCAACGCATCGTTGCTGGCCGCGCATGCTGCGGGGCGCAACAGCGTGCTCATCATTGACGAGGCGCAGAACCTGTCGGCCGATGTGCTGGAGCAACTGCGCCTGCTCACCAACCTGGAGACCAGCGAACGCAAGCTGCTGCAGATCATCCTGATCGGCCAGCCCGAGCTGCGGGCCATGGTCGCCAGCCCGTCGCTGGAGCAACTGGCGCAGCGGGTGATCGCGCGGTTTCACCTGGATGCACTGAGCCCGCAGGAAACCCAGCAGTACATTGCCCATCGCTTGGCCGTGGCGGGCCTGCAGGGGCCCGTGCCGTTCAGCCAGCGCGCGATCCGGCGCATTCATGTCCTGTCGCGTGGGGTGCCCCGGCGCATCAACCTGCTGTGCGACCGGGCCTTGCTGGGTGCGTACTCGGCCGGGGTGCGTGAGGTGGGCGTCGCCATCGTCAACCGCGCTGCGCGGGAGGTGTTTGATGCGCCCGCCTCGGCAGCGGCGGCCGCTGCTCGGGGGCGCGGCCGAACGTGGCCCTCGTGGGCGTCTGTGGCACTGGGGGCTTGCGTGGGGGCTGCCGTCGTGGCAGCGGCCAGCGCCTATCTGGGCGGCTGGCCCTTGTCGCCGCCGCGCAGCAGCGGCGTTGGAGTGGGTGCTGGTGGCGTGGCGGCGCAAGGGGGCGGCAGTGTGGCCCCGCAGCGCGGGGCTTCCTTGGCCGGTGGTGTGGCGGCTGCGCCCCCGGTGGCTTTGGCGGCCTCGGCGGCAGGTTCGGCGCCCGCCGTGCGCCCGGCATCGGGGCTGAGCCAGTTTCTGGCCGCACAGCCGGCGGGGGAGGGCGCTGCCTGGCAGGCGCTAGCATCGGCCTGGGGGGCTACGGTGCCCGACGGCGTCGATGCGTGTGCCGCGCTCGTGCGTGAGGGTTTGCGCTGTTACCGCAACCGCCGCGCGGGGCTGAACCTGGTGCGGCAGATCGACCGGCCCGTGCTGCTGGCCCTTTTTGCCTCGGACGAAACCGACGTCGCCGTATCGGCCGTGCTGCGCCAGCTGGACGGTGATGTGGCCGTGCTGGAAGGCGGCGGCCATACGCTGCGGGTGCCCGTCAGCGAGCTGGCGCAGGTATGGCGCGGCGATATCGCCACGCTGTGGCGTGCCCCGGCAGGAATGCCTGACAAAGGCGAGATCACCGATACCCCCGCAGGGCTGGCGTGGCTTGACAAGCAACTGGCCTCCACCGCAGCAGGCGGCACGGGCGCGGGTGGCGGTGGCCGACCGGTGACGCCTGCCGTGCGCCAGTCGCGCATCCAGCGATTCCAGCTGGCCCAGGGCGTGACGCCCGACGGCCGTGCTGGCCCTTTGACCCTGATGTTGCTCAATCGCCTGGTGGGTGTGAGTGAACCGCGCCTGCGCACCGGAGCCTGAATCCCATGTCTTACATTCTTGATGCGCTGCGGCGCGCCGAAGCGGAGCGCGGCCGCGGGGCGGTTCCCGGTATTCATTCGCAGTCACTGCCCGTGCCAGGCAACGCTGCCGCGACCACGCGGGCGATGGCGTCGCCTGTGTGGATCGCGGCCACGGTGGCCTCTGTGGCCGTGGTGGCTGCCGCCGGTGCCTGGTGGGTGACGCAGCGCAGCGCCCCCCAGGGCGGCGTGGTGGTGGCTGCTGGTTCGGCGCCGCCGTCGGCGGCCGTGGCCGCGCCGCCCGCAATGTCTGCCATCGCGCCTGCGGCGCCGGTGGCGGCGCCCGCCGTCGCGCCGGTCCTGATCGCCCCACCCGAGCCAGCGGTGCCCGCACCGCCCGTGAAACGTGCCGCTGCGCCATCGCGCGAAAAAGCGGACCGGGCGCCCGGCACCGCACCAGCGCCGTCTGCCGGGTTGGCACGCCCCCGTTCTGCCGAAACCCCGCGCGCGCCTGCGCGTGAGCCGGCAGACCCTGTGCGCCGTGAGCCACCACCTGCGGCCGTTGCGGCTACGGGGCCGGCCGGTACACCGCCCATATCACCCATCTCGGCCACGGGCACGGTGTTCGCCCAGGCGGATTTGCCTGATTCCGTGCGCGGGCAACTGCCGGTGTTGAAGATCTCGGGGATCACCTACTCCAGCAACCCGGTGTCGCGCATGGCGATTGTCAACGGGCAAGTGCTGCACGAGGGGGACCCCGCTGCGCCGGGTTTGCTGCTGGAGAGGATCGAGCCCGGGCGCACGGTCTGGTCGTTCCGGGGCTACCGGTACGGTCTGGCGCCTTGAGGGGCCGGGGACGGGACTTCTCGGCGCACGATGCGGCGGAGAGTTCGGCCGTAAGTGCTGCCGGGTCTGGTGGGGTTGGGTGGAGGGGTATGAGCCAAATTGCCCTGTAGCGCTTGTCCATCAAGCGCTTGCAGCTATCAAATTGATATTTACAGGCGGGGCCGTGGTCCGCCCTGTTGGTGCTATCGGATGAACCGGCCGTCGCGCCCCACCAACGTCAGCTCCACAAACCGCGACGCATTGCGCTCGGGGGTGCTGGCGTTGATCTCGAAGCCGCCCAGGTCCCACTTCTTGAGGTTCCAGGTGGCGTCGATGAAGGCGGCGCGCGTGGGGTTGCGGCCAGCCCGCTGCAGGGCCTCGGCGAAC
It contains:
- a CDS encoding ABC transporter substrate-binding protein, translating into MKLSKIVIAAAVVAAGASSIATSAFAQAKEQFFPLLSYRTGPYAPNGVPWANGKQDYIKMINARDGGVNGVKLTFEECETGYATDRGVECYERLKGKPGVALFDPQATGITFALTEKAPVDKIPLMTLGYGLSVAQDGQAFKWNFPFMGSYWTGADILIQHIGKQAGGLDKLKGKKIALVYHDSPFGKEPIPVLQERAKMHGFELQMLPVTAPGVEQKATWLQVRQSRPDYVLLWGWGVMNSTALKEAQATGYPRDKMYGVWWAGAEPDVRDVGDGAKGYHALALNGYGTQSKVIQDILKNVHDKGQGTGPKEEVGSVLYTRGVIIQMLAVESVRRAQERFGKGKVMTGEQVRWGMENLALDQKKLDALGFKDLMRPLSTSCADHMGSTWARVHTWDGKKWDFSSDWYQADEQILKPMVKAGADKYLADKKMTRRDAADCQS
- a CDS encoding branched-chain amino acid ABC transporter permease, whose protein sequence is MLYRENGQFKTSYRADQQIFPIAQDRIAVALLLAVAFLVVPMLASDYIFRAILIPFVIMALAALGVNILVGYCGQISLGSGAFMAVGAYGAYNFFVRFPGMPLIPALILGGLCATFFGILFGLPSLRVKGLYLAVATLAAQFFSDWMFLRIKWFTNNSDSGSVSVNNLQVFGFPIESATSKYLFCLALLVVVALLAKNLVRGAIGREWMAIRDMDVAAAVIGIRPMYAKLSAFAVSSFIVGMAGALWAFVHLGAWEPAAFSVEISFRLLFMVIIGGLGSIAGGFFGAAFIVVLPIVLNQFLPAFMGLFGIEVSTAGVSHAELMIFGALIVWFLIVEPHGLAKLWSTAKQKLRLWPFPH
- a CDS encoding branched-chain amino acid ABC transporter permease produces the protein MAFFLETLIGGLMAGMLYSLVALGFVLIYKASGVFNFAQGAMVLFAALAMARFAEWIPQWTGIQSPIVANLAAFVIAGAIMFVVAWLIEKLVLRHLVNQEGATLLMATLGITYFLEGLGQTLFGSDIYKIDIGMPKEPIFMLDGMFQGGILVNKEDVIAAAIAAALVALLSVFFQKTSTGRALRAVADDHQAAQSIGIPLNRIWVIVWCVAGVVALVAGMIWGSKLGVQFSLTTVALRALPVVILGGLTSVPGAIIGGLIIGVGEKLSEVYLGPFVGGGIEIWFAYVLALVFLLFRPQGLFGEKIIDRV
- a CDS encoding ABC transporter ATP-binding protein; translated protein: MTTKKIGDVILDVKNISLRFGGVKALTDISFNVKEHEIRAIIGPNGAGKSSMLNCINGVYTPQDGSITFRGKTFSHMNSRQVAEMGVARTFQNLALFKGMSVIDNIMTGRNLKIKSNILLQALRIGPAEREEIAHREKVEHIIDFLEIQAFRKTPVGQLPYGLQKRVDLGRALAMEPQVLLLDEPMAGMNVEEKQDMCRFILDVNDEFGTTIVLIEHDMGVVMDISDRVVVLDYGKKIGDGSPDEVRSNEDVISAYLGTSH
- a CDS encoding AMP-dependent synthetase/ligase; this encodes MKTTFPQLLLKHAAERPHAPALREKEYGIWQSHGWADLARLVEQMAAGLHLAGLQRHEHMVVIGANRPRLYATMLAAQSLGAIPVPLYQDAVGAECIFPLNNADVRFCVVEDQEQVDKLLEIREQCPQIARIYFDDPRGLRKYEEEGLASLDALIEAGRAHAAAHPEWFRTEVAKASPDDVAAMFFTSGTTGNPKGVVHTHSTLIDRASAGAEFDKLTSSEEVLAYLPPAWIGQNIFSYAQWLACGYVVNCPESAGTVTIDLKEVGPTYYFAPPRIFEGLLTSVMIRMEDAGTIKRKMFHACMEVAKRVGPALMDGEPVGLWDRLQYAIGNALVYGPLRNNLGFSRVRVAYTAGEAIGPDLFTFYRSIGINLKQLYGSTETAVFVCLQPDNQARADTVGVPIRGVEIKVADNGEILVKSAGLLKEYYKNPAATAEVLTADGWYHTSDAGFLDGHGHLKIIDRVKDVGRIKGGANDGAMFAPKYVENKLKFFPHIKEVVALGDGREKVCVMVNIDFDAVGNWAERRNLPYAGYTDLAQKPQVYELIRECIEKVNADLATDAMLAGSQVSRFLVLHKELDADDGELTRTNKVRRGFIAEKYAVLVDALYAGRTEQYIETQVKFEDGRTGSVSATLKLADTKTFAPVKKAA
- a CDS encoding ExeA family protein; translation: MYAPFFGLQHAPFSIAPDPRYLFMSERHREALAHLLYGLDAGGGFVLLTGEVGAGKTTVCRCFLEQIPSHCDVAYIFNPKLTVGELLRSICDEFGVPHQASSPGGETVKDYIDPLNASLLAAHAAGRNSVLIIDEAQNLSADVLEQLRLLTNLETSERKLLQIILIGQPELRAMVASPSLEQLAQRVIARFHLDALSPQETQQYIAHRLAVAGLQGPVPFSQRAIRRIHVLSRGVPRRINLLCDRALLGAYSAGVREVGVAIVNRAAREVFDAPASAAAAAARGRGRTWPSWASVALGACVGAAVVAAASAYLGGWPLSPPRSSGVGVGAGGVAAQGGGSVAPQRGASLAGGVAAAPPVALAASAAGSAPAVRPASGLSQFLAAQPAGEGAAWQALASAWGATVPDGVDACAALVREGLRCYRNRRAGLNLVRQIDRPVLLALFASDETDVAVSAVLRQLDGDVAVLEGGGHTLRVPVSELAQVWRGDIATLWRAPAGMPDKGEITDTPAGLAWLDKQLASTAAGGTGAGGGGRPVTPAVRQSRIQRFQLAQGVTPDGRAGPLTLMLLNRLVGVSEPRLRTGA
- a CDS encoding general secretion pathway protein GspB, with amino-acid sequence MSYILDALRRAEAERGRGAVPGIHSQSLPVPGNAAATTRAMASPVWIAATVASVAVVAAAGAWWVTQRSAPQGGVVVAAGSAPPSAAVAAPPAMSAIAPAAPVAAPAVAPVLIAPPEPAVPAPPVKRAAAPSREKADRAPGTAPAPSAGLARPRSAETPRAPAREPADPVRREPPPAAVAATGPAGTPPISPISATGTVFAQADLPDSVRGQLPVLKISGITYSSNPVSRMAIVNGQVLHEGDPAAPGLLLERIEPGRTVWSFRGYRYGLAP